The following proteins are co-located in the Bubalus bubalis isolate 160015118507 breed Murrah chromosome 21, NDDB_SH_1, whole genome shotgun sequence genome:
- the NKTR gene encoding NK-tumor recognition protein isoform X2 gives MGAQDRPQCHFDIEINREPVGRIMFQLFSDICPKTCKNFLCLCSGEKGLGKTTGKKLCYKGSTFHRVVKNFMIQGGDFSEGNGKGGESIYGGYFKEACSQDENFILKHDRAFLLSMANRGKHTNGSQFFITTKPAPHLDGVHVVFGLVISGFEVIEQIENLKTDAASRPYADVRVIDCGVLATKSAKDVFEKKRKKPTHSEVSDSSSNSSSSSESSSETEIEHERSRRRKHKRRPKVKHSKKRRKEASSSEEPRNKHIISPKGHSERSDTNEKRSVDSNAKREKPVVRPEEIPPVPENRFLLRRDMPLVTVEPEPKIPDVTPTVSDQKPSVSKSGRKIKGRGTIRYHTPPRSRSCSESDDDDSSETPPHWKEEMQRLRAYRPPSGEKWSKGDKLSDPSSSRWDERSLSQRSRSWSYNGYYSDLSTARHSDGHHKKRRKEKKVKHKKKAKKQKHCRRHKQTKKRRIVVPSDIESLKSSTRRVKSSCDRERRSRSSSSSSHHSSKRDWSKSDKDDQSSSTHSSRDSYRSKSHSQSYSRGSSRSRTASKSSSHSQSRSKSRSSSKSGHQRTASKSPRRTASQLSENKPVKTEPLRATVTQNENVVVQPVVAENIPVIPLSDSPPPSRWKPGQKPWKPSYERIQEMKAKTTHLLPIQSTYSLANIKETGSSSSYHKREKNSESDRSAYSKYSDRSSESSPRSRSRSSRSRSYSRSYTRSRSLASSHSRSRSPSSRSHSRNKYSDHSRCSRSSSYSSVSSDDGRRAKRKFRSSGKKSYTSNRRHSSSSEKALRNRYVKGRAKSSCHRKYSESRSSLDYSSDSEQSSVQVTQSAQEKQVQMEVNNKQERNRDKDKSRPERECPHSKKRTLKENLSDHFRNSSKPKRKNYAGSKWDSESNSERDVTKNNKNSPRPSSDKEEGEATSDSESESGEIHIKAKPTTKSSANTLLPDGNSAWKSSKQRSSTSDSEEFYSNSENTRAKPHKHKHSSKENIKREHTKKAKEKLKGKKDKKHKTPKRKQAFHWQPPLEFGEEEEEEINEKQVTQEAKEKKQVSENSETIKENIPQTDKPREDSSLSGKHSTTVSSDIDQSTKDDVKLSTSPVTVNTDENVVSSPPNIQHIEESIPSGAEDMLQADDNMEICTPDRSSPGKAEGASPLGNSRLDTPDISIVLKQDMAAEYPEAELRKQESSMSEIKMLGEMGKQDSGSASLTSAVESTIKNEVVEKSQTSLVDNKWKPLQGVGNLAAPSATTSSATDGKALTAMPEMKPQGLRIEIKSKNKVRPGSLFDEVRKTARLNRRPRNQESSSDEQTPSRDGDSQSRSPSRSRSKSETKSRHRTRSVSYSHSRSRSRSSTSSYRSRSYSRSRSRGWYSRGRTRSRSSSYRSYKSHRTSSRSRSRSSSYDPHSRSRSYTYDSYYSRSRSRSRSQRSDSYHRGRSYNRRSRSCRSYGSDSESDRSYSHHRSPSESSRYS, from the exons ATGGGGGCGCAGGACCGGCCGCAATGCCACTTCGACATCGAAATCAACCGGGAGCCGG TTGGTCGAATTATGTTTCAGCTCTTTTCAGATATATGTCCAAAAACATGCAAAAACTTCCTTTGCCTATGCTCAG gagagaAAGGCCTTGGGAAAACAACTGGGAAGAAGTTATGTTATAAAGGTTCTACATTCCATCGTGTGGTTAAAAACTTTATGATTCAGGGTGGGGACTTCAGTGAAG GTAATGGAAAAGGTGGAGAATCAATTTATGGTGGTTATTTTAAAG AAGCCTGTTCCCAAG ATGAAAACTTTATTCTCAAACATGACAGAGCGTTCCTTTTGTCAATGGCAAATCGAGGGAAACATACCAATGGTTCCCAGTTTTTCAT TACCACAAAACCTGCTCCACACCTGGATGG GGTGCATGTTGTCTTTGGACTAGTTATTTCTGGTTTTGAAGTAATCGAACAAATTGAAAATCTGAAAACTGATGCTGCAAGTAGACCGTATGCAGATGTACGAGTTATTGACTGCGGGGTGCTTGCCACAAAGTCAGCAAAAGACG tttttgagaaaaaaaggaagaagccaACTCATTCAGAAGTCTCGGATTCCTCTTCCAATTCCTCATCCTCTTCAGAATCATCCTCAGAAACTGAAATTGAACATGAGAGAAGCAGAAGAAGGAAACATAAGAGGAGACCGAAAGTTAAACATTCTAAAAAGAGACGAAAGGAAGCAAGCAGTTCAgaagagccaagaaataaacatataataaGCCCAAAAGG TCATTCTGAGAGAAGTGATACCAATGAAAAAAGATCTGTTGATTCAAATGCCAAAAGGGAAAAGCCTGTGGTCCGCCCAGAAGAGATTCCTCCAGTGCCCGAGAACCGATTTTTACTGAGAAGAGATATGCCTCTTGTCACAGTGGAGCCTGAACC GAAAATTCCTGATGTTACACCCACTGTAAGTGACCAGAAACCATCTGTGTCAAAGTCTGGACGGAAGATTAAAGGAAGGGGCACAATT cGCTATCACACACCTCCAAGATCAAGATCCTGTTCTGAATCAGATGATGATGATAGCAGTGAAACTCCTCCTCACtggaaagaagaaatgcagagaTTAAGAGCATATAGACCACCTAGTGGAGAAAAATGGAGTAAAGGAGATAA GTTAAGTGATCCCTCTTCAAGCCGATGGGATGAAAGGAGCTTGTCCCAGAGATCCCGATCGTGGTCCTATAATGGATATTATTCAGATCTGAGTACAGCAAGACACTCTGATGGTCACCATAAAAAacgcagaaaagagaaaaaggttaagcataaaaagaaagctaaaaagcagaaacattgcagAAGGCACAAACAGACTAAGAAAAGAAGGATTGTTGTACCGTCTGACATAGAATCCTTAAAATCTTCAACCCGACGAGTGAAATCCTCATGTGATAGAGAAAGGAGATCTCGTTCTTCCTCGTCTTCATCTCATCACTCGTCCAAGAGGGATTGGTCTAAATCTGATAAGGATGACCAGAGCTCTTCAACCCATTCCAGCAGAGACTCATACAGATCAAAATCGCACTCGCAGTCTTATTCTAGAGGAAGCTCAAGATCAAGGACTGCCTCAAAATCTTCATCACATTCTCAAAGTAGATCAAAGTCCAGATCTAGTTCTAAGTCAGGGCACCAAAGAACAGCATCAAAATCACCAAGAAGAACAGCCTCTCAGTTAAGTGAAAATAAACCAGTTAAAACAGAGCCTTTAAGAGCAACAGtgacacaaaatgaaaatgttgtaGTACAACCAGTGGTGGCAGAAAATATTCCTGTTATACCACTGAGTGACAGCCCCCCTCCTTCAAGGTGGAAGCCTGGGCAGAAGCCCTGGAAGCCCTCTTACGAACGAATCCAGGAAATGAAAGCTAAAACAACCCATTTGCTGCCCATCCAAAGCACTTATAGTTTAGCAAATATTAAAGAGACTGGTAGTTCATCATCCtaccataaaagagaaaaaaattcagaaagtgaTCGTAGTGCTTATTCAAAATACAGTGATAGAAGTTCAGAAAGTTCACCAAGGTCAAGGAGCAGATCTTCTAGGAGTAGATCTTATTCCAGATCATACACAAGGTCTCGAAGTTTAGCTAGTTCACATTCACGGTCTAGGTCTCCCTCATCTAGATCTCATTCACGAAATAAATACAGTGACCATTCACGGTGTAGTAGATCATCTTCATACTCTTCTGTTAGCAGTGATGATGGAAGACGAGCCAAGAGAAAATTTAGATCCagtggaaaaaaaagttataccTCAAATAGAAGACACAGCAGCAGCTCTGAAAAAGCACTTCGTAACAGATATGTCAAAGGCAGAGCCAAGTCTTCATGTCATAGAAAGTACAGTGAAAGCAGATCATCTTTAGATTACTCTTCAGACAGTGAACAGTCAAGTGTTCAGGTTACGCAGTCAGCCCAGGAGAAGCAAGTCCAAATGGAAGTGAATAATAaacaagagagaaacagagataaaGACAAATCTAGGCCTGAACGGGAATGCCCTCATTcaaaaaaaagaactttgaaagAAAATCTTTCTGATCACTTTAGAAATAGCAGTAAGCCCAAAAGGAAGAATTATGCTGGGAGTAAATGGGACTCTGAGtcaaattctgaacgagatgtaactaaaaacaataaaaatagtcCCCGGCCATCTTCTGATAAGGAGGAAGGTGAGGCCACTTCGGATTCCGAGTCAGAGTCTGGTGAAATTCACATCAAAGCCAAACCCACAACTAAGTCTTCAGCAAATACTTTACTGCCTGATGGTAACAGTGCCTGGAAATCAAGCAAACAGCGCTCCTCAACCTCTGATTCTGAGGAATTCTATTCCAATTCAGAAAACACTAGAGCAAAGCCACACAAGCATAAACACAGCtcaaaagagaatattaaaagggaacacaccaaaaaagcaaaagagaaattaaaagggaaaaaagataaaaagcacaAGACTCCAAAACGAAAACAAGCATTTCACTGGCAACCTCCACTAGAATTtggtgaagaggaggaggaggagattaaTGAAAAGCAAGTTACTCAGGAGgcgaaagagaaaaagcaagtttCTGAGAACAgtgaaaccataaaagaaaatattccccAAACTGATAAGCCCCGTGAAGACAGCAGCCTTTCAGGTAAACATAGCACAACAGTTTCATCAGATATTGATCAGTCTACTAAAGATGACGTTAAACTCAGCACTTCTCCTGTAACCGTAAACACTGATGAAAATGTAGTCAGTTCTCCCCCAAACATTCAGCATATTGAAGAGAGCATCCCAAGCGGAGCAGAGGATATGCTTCAAGCAGATGACAACATGGAGATTTGCACTCCTGATCGGAGCTCCCCAGGAAAGGCCGAGGGGGCTTCCCCTCTAGGAAATTCAAGGCTTGATACCCCAGATATAAGCATTGTTCTAAAGCAGGATATGGCAGCAGAGTATCCTGAGGCAGAGTTGAGAAAACAGGAAAGCAGTATGTCAGAAATCAAAATGTTGGGTGAGATGGGCAAACAGGACAGCGGCTCTGCCAGCTTGACCAGTGCTGTAGAAAGTACTATAAAGAACGAGGTAGTTGAGAAAAGCCAGACCAGCCTCGTGGATAATAAATGGAAGCCCCTGCAAGGTGTCGGGAACCTTGCAGCACCATCTGCTACCACATCCAGTGCTACGGACGGTAAGGCATTGACTGCTATGCCTGAAATGAAACCACAGGGTTTGAgaatagaaattaaaagcaaaaataaagttcGGCCTGGGTCTCTCTTTGATGAAGTAAGAAAGACGGCACGCTTAAACCGGAGGCCAAGAAATCAAGAGAGTTCAAGTGATGAACAGACACCTAGTCGAGATGGTGATAGCCAGTCCAGGAGTCCAAGTAGATCTAGAAGTAAGTCTGAGACCAAATCAAGACACAGAACAAGGTCTGTCTCCTATAGTCACTCAAGAAGTCGATCGAGAAGTTCCACATCATCTTACCG
- the NKTR gene encoding NK-tumor recognition protein isoform X3: MGAQDRPQCHFDIEINREPVGRIMFQLFSDICPKTCKNFLCLCSGEKGLGKTTGKKLCYKGSTFHRVVKNFMIQGGDFSEGNGKGGESIYGGYFKDENFILKHDRAFLLSMANRGKHTNGSQFFITTKPAPHLDGVHVVFGLVISGFEVIEQIENLKTDAASRPYADVRVIDCGVLATKSAKDVFEKKRKKPTHSEVSDSSSNSSSSSESSSETEIEHERSRRRKHKRRPKVKHSKKRRKEASSSEEPRNKHIISPKGHSERSDTNEKRSVDSNAKREKPVVRPEEIPPVPENRFLLRRDMPLVTVEPEPKIPDVTPTVSDQKPSVSKSGRKIKGRGTIRYHTPPRSRSCSESDDDDSSETPPHWKEEMQRLRAYRPPSGEKWSKGDKLSDPSSSRWDERSLSQRSRSWSYNGYYSDLSTARHSDGHHKKRRKEKKVKHKKKAKKQKHCRRHKQTKKRRIVVPSDIESLKSSTRRVKSSCDRERRSRSSSSSSHHSSKRDWSKSDKDDQSSSTHSSRDSYRSKSHSQSYSRGSSRSRTASKSSSHSQSRSKSRSSSKSGHQRTASKSPRRTASQLSENKPVKTEPLRATVTQNENVVVQPVVAENIPVIPLSDSPPPSRWKPGQKPWKPSYERIQEMKAKTTHLLPIQSTYSLANIKETGSSSSYHKREKNSESDRSAYSKYSDRSSESSPRSRSRSSRSRSYSRSYTRSRSLASSHSRSRSPSSRSHSRNKYSDHSRCSRSSSYSSVSSDDGRRAKRKFRSSGKKSYTSNRRHSSSSEKALRNRYVKGRAKSSCHRKYSESRSSLDYSSDSEQSSVQVTQSAQEKQVQMEVNNKQERNRDKDKSRPERECPHSKKRTLKENLSDHFRNSSKPKRKNYAGSKWDSESNSERDVTKNNKNSPRPSSDKEEGEATSDSESESGEIHIKAKPTTKSSANTLLPDGNSAWKSSKQRSSTSDSEEFYSNSENTRAKPHKHKHSSKENIKREHTKKAKEKLKGKKDKKHKTPKRKQAFHWQPPLEFGEEEEEEINEKQVTQEAKEKKQVSENSETIKENIPQTDKPREDSSLSGKHSTTVSSDIDQSTKDDVKLSTSPVTVNTDENVVSSPPNIQHIEESIPSGAEDMLQADDNMEICTPDRSSPGKAEGASPLGNSRLDTPDISIVLKQDMAAEYPEAELRKQESSMSEIKMLGEMGKQDSGSASLTSAVESTIKNEVVEKSQTSLVDNKWKPLQGVGNLAAPSATTSSATDGKALTAMPEMKPQGLRIEIKSKNKVRPGSLFDEVRKTARLNRRPRNQESSSDEQTPSRDGDSQSRSPSRSRSKSETKSRHRTRSVSYSHSRSRSRSSTSSYRSRSYSRSRSRGWYSRGRTRSRSSSYRSYKSHRTSSRSRSRSSSYDPHSRSSRSYTYDSYYSRSRSRSRSQRSDSYHRGRSYNRRSRSCRSYGSDSESDRSYSHHRSPSESSRYS, from the exons ATGGGGGCGCAGGACCGGCCGCAATGCCACTTCGACATCGAAATCAACCGGGAGCCGG TTGGTCGAATTATGTTTCAGCTCTTTTCAGATATATGTCCAAAAACATGCAAAAACTTCCTTTGCCTATGCTCAG gagagaAAGGCCTTGGGAAAACAACTGGGAAGAAGTTATGTTATAAAGGTTCTACATTCCATCGTGTGGTTAAAAACTTTATGATTCAGGGTGGGGACTTCAGTGAAG GTAATGGAAAAGGTGGAGAATCAATTTATGGTGGTTATTTTAAAG ATGAAAACTTTATTCTCAAACATGACAGAGCGTTCCTTTTGTCAATGGCAAATCGAGGGAAACATACCAATGGTTCCCAGTTTTTCAT TACCACAAAACCTGCTCCACACCTGGATGG GGTGCATGTTGTCTTTGGACTAGTTATTTCTGGTTTTGAAGTAATCGAACAAATTGAAAATCTGAAAACTGATGCTGCAAGTAGACCGTATGCAGATGTACGAGTTATTGACTGCGGGGTGCTTGCCACAAAGTCAGCAAAAGACG tttttgagaaaaaaaggaagaagccaACTCATTCAGAAGTCTCGGATTCCTCTTCCAATTCCTCATCCTCTTCAGAATCATCCTCAGAAACTGAAATTGAACATGAGAGAAGCAGAAGAAGGAAACATAAGAGGAGACCGAAAGTTAAACATTCTAAAAAGAGACGAAAGGAAGCAAGCAGTTCAgaagagccaagaaataaacatataataaGCCCAAAAGG TCATTCTGAGAGAAGTGATACCAATGAAAAAAGATCTGTTGATTCAAATGCCAAAAGGGAAAAGCCTGTGGTCCGCCCAGAAGAGATTCCTCCAGTGCCCGAGAACCGATTTTTACTGAGAAGAGATATGCCTCTTGTCACAGTGGAGCCTGAACC GAAAATTCCTGATGTTACACCCACTGTAAGTGACCAGAAACCATCTGTGTCAAAGTCTGGACGGAAGATTAAAGGAAGGGGCACAATT cGCTATCACACACCTCCAAGATCAAGATCCTGTTCTGAATCAGATGATGATGATAGCAGTGAAACTCCTCCTCACtggaaagaagaaatgcagagaTTAAGAGCATATAGACCACCTAGTGGAGAAAAATGGAGTAAAGGAGATAA GTTAAGTGATCCCTCTTCAAGCCGATGGGATGAAAGGAGCTTGTCCCAGAGATCCCGATCGTGGTCCTATAATGGATATTATTCAGATCTGAGTACAGCAAGACACTCTGATGGTCACCATAAAAAacgcagaaaagagaaaaaggttaagcataaaaagaaagctaaaaagcagaaacattgcagAAGGCACAAACAGACTAAGAAAAGAAGGATTGTTGTACCGTCTGACATAGAATCCTTAAAATCTTCAACCCGACGAGTGAAATCCTCATGTGATAGAGAAAGGAGATCTCGTTCTTCCTCGTCTTCATCTCATCACTCGTCCAAGAGGGATTGGTCTAAATCTGATAAGGATGACCAGAGCTCTTCAACCCATTCCAGCAGAGACTCATACAGATCAAAATCGCACTCGCAGTCTTATTCTAGAGGAAGCTCAAGATCAAGGACTGCCTCAAAATCTTCATCACATTCTCAAAGTAGATCAAAGTCCAGATCTAGTTCTAAGTCAGGGCACCAAAGAACAGCATCAAAATCACCAAGAAGAACAGCCTCTCAGTTAAGTGAAAATAAACCAGTTAAAACAGAGCCTTTAAGAGCAACAGtgacacaaaatgaaaatgttgtaGTACAACCAGTGGTGGCAGAAAATATTCCTGTTATACCACTGAGTGACAGCCCCCCTCCTTCAAGGTGGAAGCCTGGGCAGAAGCCCTGGAAGCCCTCTTACGAACGAATCCAGGAAATGAAAGCTAAAACAACCCATTTGCTGCCCATCCAAAGCACTTATAGTTTAGCAAATATTAAAGAGACTGGTAGTTCATCATCCtaccataaaagagaaaaaaattcagaaagtgaTCGTAGTGCTTATTCAAAATACAGTGATAGAAGTTCAGAAAGTTCACCAAGGTCAAGGAGCAGATCTTCTAGGAGTAGATCTTATTCCAGATCATACACAAGGTCTCGAAGTTTAGCTAGTTCACATTCACGGTCTAGGTCTCCCTCATCTAGATCTCATTCACGAAATAAATACAGTGACCATTCACGGTGTAGTAGATCATCTTCATACTCTTCTGTTAGCAGTGATGATGGAAGACGAGCCAAGAGAAAATTTAGATCCagtggaaaaaaaagttataccTCAAATAGAAGACACAGCAGCAGCTCTGAAAAAGCACTTCGTAACAGATATGTCAAAGGCAGAGCCAAGTCTTCATGTCATAGAAAGTACAGTGAAAGCAGATCATCTTTAGATTACTCTTCAGACAGTGAACAGTCAAGTGTTCAGGTTACGCAGTCAGCCCAGGAGAAGCAAGTCCAAATGGAAGTGAATAATAaacaagagagaaacagagataaaGACAAATCTAGGCCTGAACGGGAATGCCCTCATTcaaaaaaaagaactttgaaagAAAATCTTTCTGATCACTTTAGAAATAGCAGTAAGCCCAAAAGGAAGAATTATGCTGGGAGTAAATGGGACTCTGAGtcaaattctgaacgagatgtaactaaaaacaataaaaatagtcCCCGGCCATCTTCTGATAAGGAGGAAGGTGAGGCCACTTCGGATTCCGAGTCAGAGTCTGGTGAAATTCACATCAAAGCCAAACCCACAACTAAGTCTTCAGCAAATACTTTACTGCCTGATGGTAACAGTGCCTGGAAATCAAGCAAACAGCGCTCCTCAACCTCTGATTCTGAGGAATTCTATTCCAATTCAGAAAACACTAGAGCAAAGCCACACAAGCATAAACACAGCtcaaaagagaatattaaaagggaacacaccaaaaaagcaaaagagaaattaaaagggaaaaaagataaaaagcacaAGACTCCAAAACGAAAACAAGCATTTCACTGGCAACCTCCACTAGAATTtggtgaagaggaggaggaggagattaaTGAAAAGCAAGTTACTCAGGAGgcgaaagagaaaaagcaagtttCTGAGAACAgtgaaaccataaaagaaaatattccccAAACTGATAAGCCCCGTGAAGACAGCAGCCTTTCAGGTAAACATAGCACAACAGTTTCATCAGATATTGATCAGTCTACTAAAGATGACGTTAAACTCAGCACTTCTCCTGTAACCGTAAACACTGATGAAAATGTAGTCAGTTCTCCCCCAAACATTCAGCATATTGAAGAGAGCATCCCAAGCGGAGCAGAGGATATGCTTCAAGCAGATGACAACATGGAGATTTGCACTCCTGATCGGAGCTCCCCAGGAAAGGCCGAGGGGGCTTCCCCTCTAGGAAATTCAAGGCTTGATACCCCAGATATAAGCATTGTTCTAAAGCAGGATATGGCAGCAGAGTATCCTGAGGCAGAGTTGAGAAAACAGGAAAGCAGTATGTCAGAAATCAAAATGTTGGGTGAGATGGGCAAACAGGACAGCGGCTCTGCCAGCTTGACCAGTGCTGTAGAAAGTACTATAAAGAACGAGGTAGTTGAGAAAAGCCAGACCAGCCTCGTGGATAATAAATGGAAGCCCCTGCAAGGTGTCGGGAACCTTGCAGCACCATCTGCTACCACATCCAGTGCTACGGACGGTAAGGCATTGACTGCTATGCCTGAAATGAAACCACAGGGTTTGAgaatagaaattaaaagcaaaaataaagttcGGCCTGGGTCTCTCTTTGATGAAGTAAGAAAGACGGCACGCTTAAACCGGAGGCCAAGAAATCAAGAGAGTTCAAGTGATGAACAGACACCTAGTCGAGATGGTGATAGCCAGTCCAGGAGTCCAAGTAGATCTAGAAGTAAGTCTGAGACCAAATCAAGACACAGAACAAGGTCTGTCTCCTATAGTCACTCAAGAAGTCGATCGAGAAGTTCCACATCATCTTACCG